The following proteins are co-located in the Streptomyces sp. DT2A-34 genome:
- a CDS encoding ABC transporter substrate-binding protein: MSFSRRNFLIATGVAAASTSVLSACSSGSEGSGQNDAPKVSGSKTTEIPVGTKADSTGPAPEVKGAVKGGTIYSLQQFDMDHMDPAQIYVSTEGAITVPIMRGLTGYKLDDKGNATLVGDAATDAGTMKDGGKTWSFTIKDGIKWEDGADLSMDDVRHTFERLFAEFITEGPRYVQQFTVGGDKYKGPYDGKSLDSIEIDGKTITFRLNEPRVDFNYTLAMRGYSLVPKKHDTKEKYDKRPFSCGPYKIADRSIGKSMTYVRNEHWDPKTDSIRNAYPDKYVFQMGYELVASTDRWIADKGNDQYAVPIFNEVAPERVAQVLTSPELKKRVLTAVDTATYYWPINMTRVKDLKVRQAINHAWPHQQVQTINGGAATSEVATTILAPVTPGYTKFDLYGVTKKPNGDPAKAKALLKEAGKLGYKLVIAFQQSDTQVKVAVAVKNALEEAGFTVVTKQVDKSTFYTQIGKLDNGFDLMGAGWSPDWPNGYSQFYPCWSGKNIGDGRSNYAQLDDASVNKAIDAAAKIADVEEANKAWGNVDKMILELAAVVPDYHKIRNYLYGSKVGNVIWDAGNTCVALSKLYAKK; the protein is encoded by the coding sequence ATGTCCTTCTCGCGTAGAAACTTCCTCATCGCCACCGGTGTCGCCGCGGCGTCGACCTCGGTGCTGAGCGCCTGCAGCAGCGGCAGCGAGGGCTCCGGGCAGAACGACGCCCCCAAGGTCAGCGGCTCCAAGACGACCGAGATCCCGGTCGGCACCAAGGCCGACTCGACCGGTCCGGCTCCCGAGGTCAAGGGCGCGGTCAAGGGCGGGACGATCTACTCGCTCCAGCAGTTCGACATGGACCACATGGACCCGGCGCAGATCTACGTCTCGACCGAGGGCGCCATCACCGTGCCGATCATGCGCGGCCTGACCGGCTACAAGCTGGACGACAAGGGCAACGCCACCCTGGTCGGCGACGCCGCGACCGACGCCGGCACGATGAAGGACGGCGGCAAGACCTGGTCCTTCACCATCAAGGACGGCATCAAGTGGGAGGACGGCGCCGACCTCTCCATGGACGACGTCCGCCACACCTTCGAGCGCCTCTTCGCCGAGTTCATCACCGAGGGTCCCCGCTACGTCCAGCAGTTCACGGTCGGCGGCGACAAGTACAAGGGCCCCTACGACGGCAAGAGCCTCGACTCCATCGAGATCGACGGCAAGACCATCACCTTCCGTCTCAACGAGCCCCGCGTCGACTTCAACTACACGCTCGCGATGCGTGGTTACTCCCTGGTGCCGAAGAAGCACGACACCAAGGAGAAGTACGACAAGCGCCCGTTCTCCTGCGGTCCGTACAAGATCGCCGACCGCAGCATCGGCAAGTCGATGACCTACGTGCGCAACGAGCACTGGGACCCGAAGACGGACTCGATCCGCAACGCCTACCCGGACAAGTACGTCTTCCAGATGGGCTACGAGCTGGTGGCGTCCACCGACCGCTGGATCGCGGACAAGGGCAACGACCAGTACGCGGTGCCGATCTTCAACGAGGTCGCGCCCGAGCGCGTCGCCCAGGTCCTCACCAGCCCCGAGCTGAAGAAGCGCGTCCTCACCGCGGTCGACACGGCCACCTACTACTGGCCGATCAACATGACCCGCGTCAAGGACCTCAAGGTCCGCCAGGCCATCAACCACGCCTGGCCGCACCAGCAGGTCCAGACCATCAATGGCGGCGCCGCCACCAGCGAGGTCGCCACCACGATCCTCGCCCCGGTGACCCCCGGCTACACCAAGTTCGACCTGTACGGCGTGACCAAGAAGCCGAACGGCGACCCCGCGAAGGCCAAGGCCCTGCTGAAGGAAGCCGGCAAGCTCGGCTACAAGCTGGTCATCGCCTTCCAGCAGTCGGACACTCAGGTGAAGGTCGCCGTCGCCGTCAAGAACGCGCTGGAGGAGGCGGGCTTCACCGTCGTCACCAAGCAGGTCGACAAGTCGACGTTCTACACGCAGATCGGCAAGCTCGACAACGGCTTCGACCTGATGGGCGCCGGCTGGAGCCCGGACTGGCCGAACGGTTACTCGCAGTTCTACCCCTGCTGGAGCGGCAAGAACATCGGCGACGGCCGGAGCAACTACGCCCAGCTCGACGACGCGAGCGTCAACAAGGCCATCGACGCGGCTGCCAAGATCGCGGACGTGGAGGAGGCCAACAAGGCCTGGGGCAACGTCGACAAGATGATCCTGGAGCTGGCCGCGGTCGTCCCGGACTACCACAAGATCCGCAACTACCTGTACGGCTCCAAGGTCGGCAACGTCATCTGGGACGCCGGCAACACCTGCGTCGCGCTCAGCAAGCTCTACGCCAAGAAGTAA
- a CDS encoding ABC transporter permease: protein MFRFLVRRVTGALVILLIISAITFWLFYAVPRDPAMMSCGKNCTPEALEQIRKNLGIDKPIPVQYWLWLVGIFAGRDYPGYDYCNAPCLGYSFANREPVFDTIMDRLPTTLSLAFGAAVVFLILGIGAGMLAALKQGRFLDKFASSVSLLGSSLQIYFVGYIAMFFFVAQLGWLDQPQYTPLTENPAAWFSGLLLPWLVLAIIFTANYTRMTRSQLVEQLSEDYVRTARAKGLSRSNVFFRFAWRGAMGPIVTVFGIDLGVLIGGAIITESTFSLQGIGRLAVKSVDQSDLPMLLGVTLLAAGAIVFFNIVVDAVYALIDPRIRLA, encoded by the coding sequence ATGTTCCGCTTCCTTGTCCGCCGAGTCACCGGCGCACTGGTCATCCTGTTGATCATCAGCGCCATCACGTTCTGGCTCTTCTACGCCGTGCCGCGTGACCCCGCCATGATGTCCTGCGGCAAGAACTGCACGCCTGAGGCCCTCGAGCAGATCCGGAAGAACCTGGGCATCGACAAGCCCATCCCGGTCCAGTACTGGCTGTGGCTCGTCGGCATCTTCGCCGGGCGCGACTACCCCGGCTACGACTACTGCAACGCCCCCTGCCTCGGTTACTCCTTCGCCAACCGCGAGCCCGTCTTCGACACGATCATGGACCGGCTGCCGACGACCCTGTCGCTGGCCTTCGGCGCGGCCGTGGTCTTCCTGATCCTCGGCATCGGCGCGGGCATGCTCGCGGCGCTCAAGCAGGGCCGGTTCCTGGACAAGTTCGCCAGCTCGGTGTCGCTGCTCGGCTCCTCGCTCCAGATCTACTTCGTCGGCTACATCGCGATGTTCTTCTTCGTCGCACAGCTGGGGTGGCTCGACCAGCCGCAGTACACGCCGCTCACCGAGAACCCGGCCGCCTGGTTCTCCGGACTGCTGCTGCCCTGGCTGGTCCTGGCGATCATCTTCACCGCCAACTACACCCGTATGACACGCTCCCAGCTGGTCGAGCAACTGAGTGAGGACTACGTCCGCACAGCCCGGGCCAAGGGTCTGTCCCGGTCGAACGTGTTCTTCCGGTTCGCCTGGCGCGGCGCCATGGGCCCCATCGTCACGGTGTTCGGCATCGACCTGGGTGTGCTCATCGGTGGCGCGATCATCACCGAGTCGACCTTCAGCCTCCAGGGCATCGGCCGGCTCGCGGTGAAGTCCGTGGACCAGAGCGACCTTCCGATGCTGCTGGGTGTGACCCTTCTCGCGGCCGGCGCGATCGTCTTCTTCAACATCGTCGTCGATGCCGTCTACGCCCTCATCGACCCGCGGATCCGGCTCGCCTGA
- a CDS encoding ABC transporter ATP-binding protein, with the protein MTSTDQQPFLSVRDLQVHFSTEDGIVKAVDGLSFDLAKGQTLGIVGESGSGKSVTNLTILGLHDPHRTSIDGEILLDGKELLAASEKELERLRGNKMSMIFQDALASLSPYHTIGTQIGETYRKHTGVSKKEARARAIEMLRRVGIPQPDVRVDDYPHQFSGGMRQRAMIAMALVCDPELLIADEPTTALDVTVQAQILDLLKELQQEFGTAIIFITHDLGVIADIADDVLVMYGGRCVERGTKQEVLRTPQHPYTLGLMSSMPSLDGPVDVPLAPIPGSPPSLLNPPSGCRFHPRCTFTEKVAGGLCSTERPVLDVVDGRGSACHLPLEQRADLFADFAGSRH; encoded by the coding sequence GTGACGAGCACCGATCAGCAGCCCTTCCTCTCCGTCAGGGACCTTCAGGTCCACTTCTCCACCGAGGACGGCATCGTCAAGGCCGTCGACGGGCTCTCCTTCGATCTCGCCAAGGGCCAGACACTCGGCATCGTGGGTGAGTCGGGATCCGGCAAGTCCGTCACCAACCTGACGATCCTGGGCCTGCACGACCCCCACCGCACCTCGATCGACGGTGAGATCCTGCTGGACGGCAAGGAGCTGCTCGCCGCCTCCGAGAAGGAACTCGAGCGGCTGCGCGGCAACAAGATGTCCATGATCTTCCAGGACGCACTGGCCTCGCTGTCGCCGTACCACACCATCGGCACCCAGATCGGCGAGACGTACCGCAAGCACACCGGTGTCTCCAAGAAGGAGGCCCGGGCGCGGGCGATCGAGATGCTGCGGCGGGTCGGGATCCCTCAGCCGGACGTCCGGGTGGACGACTATCCGCACCAGTTCTCCGGCGGTATGCGCCAGCGCGCGATGATCGCGATGGCGCTGGTCTGCGACCCCGAGCTGCTCATCGCGGACGAGCCGACCACCGCGCTCGACGTGACGGTCCAGGCGCAGATCCTGGATCTGCTCAAGGAGCTCCAGCAGGAGTTCGGCACGGCGATCATCTTCATCACGCACGACCTCGGTGTCATCGCCGACATCGCGGACGACGTGCTGGTGATGTACGGCGGCCGCTGCGTGGAGCGGGGCACCAAGCAGGAGGTGCTGCGCACCCCGCAGCACCCCTACACGCTGGGCCTGATGAGTTCCATGCCGAGCCTCGACGGCCCGGTCGACGTGCCGCTGGCACCGATCCCGGGTTCGCCGCCCTCGCTGCTCAACCCGCCCTCCGGCTGCCGTTTCCACCCGCGGTGCACCTTCACCGAGAAGGTCGCGGGCGGGCTGTGCTCCACGGAGCGGCCGGTGCTGGACGTGGTGGACGGCCGGGGTTCCGCCTGCCACCTCCCGCTGGAACAGCGCGCCGACCTCTTCGCCGACTTCGCCGGATCCCGGCACTGA
- a CDS encoding ABC transporter ATP-binding protein, whose protein sequence is MSNAQPLLDVSGLTKHFPIKGGFPIKRTVGAVRAVDGLDFQVAEGEALGLVGESGCGKSTTGRLITRLLEPTGGKISYRGQDITHASRKQLAPVRSEIQMIFQDPYASLNPRQTVGKIIVGPMEINNINPAGGREKRVRELLEIVGLNPEHYNRFPHEFSGGQRQRIGVARALALDPKLIVADEPVSALDVSIQAQVVNLLQKVQQELGIAFVFIAHDLAVVRHFSQRVAVMYLGKIVEIADRDDLYGNPRHPYTRALLSAVPEATADDAPARERIRLQGDVPSPINPPSGCRFRTRCWKATEKCATEAPPLVQVEGNKPGHLTACHYPETADTVPAHRLAKDPEAAA, encoded by the coding sequence ATGAGCAACGCGCAACCGCTCCTGGACGTCAGCGGTCTGACCAAGCACTTCCCGATCAAGGGCGGCTTCCCGATCAAACGCACGGTCGGTGCCGTCAGGGCCGTGGACGGGCTCGACTTCCAGGTGGCCGAGGGCGAAGCCCTCGGTCTGGTCGGCGAGTCCGGCTGCGGCAAGTCGACGACCGGCCGGCTGATCACCCGGCTCCTGGAGCCGACCGGCGGCAAGATCTCGTACCGCGGCCAGGACATCACGCACGCGAGCCGCAAGCAGCTGGCGCCGGTCCGCTCCGAGATCCAGATGATCTTCCAGGACCCCTACGCGTCCCTGAACCCGCGCCAGACGGTCGGCAAGATCATCGTCGGCCCGATGGAGATCAACAACATCAACCCGGCCGGCGGCCGCGAGAAGCGCGTCCGTGAACTGCTGGAGATCGTCGGCCTCAACCCCGAGCACTACAACCGCTTCCCGCACGAGTTCTCCGGCGGCCAGCGCCAGCGCATCGGCGTGGCACGGGCGTTGGCGCTGGACCCGAAGCTGATCGTGGCGGACGAGCCGGTCTCGGCCCTCGACGTCTCCATCCAGGCGCAGGTCGTGAACCTGCTCCAGAAGGTCCAGCAGGAGCTGGGCATCGCCTTCGTCTTCATCGCCCACGACCTCGCCGTCGTACGGCACTTCTCGCAGCGCGTGGCGGTCATGTACCTCGGCAAGATCGTCGAGATCGCCGACCGTGACGACCTGTACGGCAACCCGCGCCACCCCTACACCCGGGCGCTGCTGTCCGCCGTGCCCGAGGCGACCGCGGACGACGCCCCGGCCCGCGAGCGTATCCGCCTCCAGGGCGACGTCCCCTCGCCCATCAACCCGCCCTCCGGCTGCCGCTTCCGCACCCGCTGCTGGAAGGCGACGGAGAAGTGCGCGACCGAGGCCCCGCCGCTGGTCCAGGTCGAGGGCAACAAGCCCGGGCATCTGACGGCGTGCCACTACCCCGAGACTGCGGACACCGTTCCGGCCCACCGGCTCGCCAAGGATCCCGAGGCGGCGGCCTGA